Proteins from a genomic interval of Phycisphaerae bacterium:
- the solA gene encoding N-methyl-L-tryptophan oxidase: MSKKYDAVVLGVGAMGSAACYHLARRGLSVLGIEQFEIGHDRGSSHGRTRVIRKAYFEDPRYVPLLHECYALWHELEAASGETLMQTTGCLNMGPAGHECILGVRESVERHELPHEFLAADEIRRRWSVFQPNEGDVGVFEADGGMLFPEKCVAAHVRLAEARGCRILQRARVEGWSATPGGVVVQAGGERFEARHLVITAGAWLPVIAAQLGLPLIIERQVQAWFAPAEAEAFAVGRMPVFIHFLSDRSYYGLPHVGDGAVKVARHHGGTATTADTADRTVSAADEADIRSYLLRHLPEADGKLLDAKVCLYTNTPDDHFIIDRHPRHENVSVAGGFSGHGFKFSGLVGRVLSDLIVDGRTASPIELFSIARLLK, encoded by the coding sequence ATGTCCAAGAAGTACGACGCGGTCGTTCTCGGCGTTGGCGCGATGGGCAGCGCGGCGTGTTATCACCTTGCGCGGCGCGGGCTCTCCGTCCTGGGGATCGAGCAATTCGAGATCGGACATGACCGGGGGAGTTCGCATGGGCGGACGCGGGTGATCCGCAAGGCGTATTTCGAGGACCCGCGGTATGTGCCGCTGCTGCACGAATGCTATGCGCTCTGGCATGAGTTGGAGGCGGCGAGCGGAGAGACGCTCATGCAGACGACCGGGTGCCTGAACATGGGCCCGGCGGGGCATGAGTGCATTCTCGGAGTTCGAGAAAGCGTGGAGCGCCACGAGTTGCCGCATGAGTTCCTGGCGGCCGACGAGATTCGGCGGCGCTGGTCGGTCTTTCAGCCGAATGAGGGCGATGTCGGTGTCTTTGAAGCGGATGGCGGGATGTTGTTTCCGGAGAAGTGCGTGGCGGCGCACGTGCGGCTGGCCGAGGCGCGAGGTTGCCGGATACTCCAGCGGGCGCGGGTCGAGGGTTGGTCGGCAACGCCGGGCGGCGTGGTCGTCCAGGCGGGCGGCGAACGGTTCGAAGCTCGCCATCTCGTGATCACGGCGGGGGCGTGGTTGCCGGTCATCGCGGCGCAACTTGGATTGCCACTGATAATTGAGCGGCAGGTGCAGGCGTGGTTCGCGCCAGCCGAGGCGGAGGCGTTCGCCGTCGGGCGGATGCCGGTCTTCATTCACTTCCTGTCCGATCGCAGCTATTACGGCCTGCCGCATGTCGGCGACGGCGCGGTCAAGGTCGCACGGCATCACGGCGGTACCGCGACGACGGCCGATACGGCGGATCGGACGGTCTCCGCGGCGGATGAAGCGGACATCCGATCGTATCTCCTGCGCCACCTGCCGGAGGCCGACGGAAAGCTGCTGGACGCGAAAGTCTGTCTCTACACGAATACGCCGGACGACCATTTCATCATCGATCGCCATCCCCGCCATGAAAACGTCTCCGTCGCCGGGGGTTTTTCGGGGCACGGGTTCAAGTTTTCCGGCCTGGTCGGGCGAGTGCTGAGCGACCTCATCGTGGACGGCCGCACGGCGTCGCCGATCGAGTTGTTCTCCATCGCCCGGTTGCTGAAGTGA